DNA from Candidatus Baltobacteraceae bacterium:
TGCGTCTCGGCGAGCACGGTACCGTCGGTCGCCAGGATGCGGCCGCGGTGGATATCGAGCAGCGCGTGACGCGGGTTATTGGGACGCGACGCGATGGACGGGCCTTCGACGACGGCGATGACGATTTGCCGAATCGCCAACGCCGCAAAGAGCAGCACGAAGAGAAACGAGAGCCGGCCGATCGCGCGATTGGTCACGGGCTCGCGGGCGTCTCCGGCGCGCTTTCGCGCAAGACCGTGAAGCCGCTTTCGGTGCGAACGGCGAGATGCGGGCGTTCGCGATCGGCGTCGAGCAGCACATTGACCATTGCCCGCGCGATTGCTTCGTCAACCGCGCCGATCGTAAGGATCGCTTCGACCTGGAGCTCGCCTAACAGCGGCGGCGCCACGTACGCGCACGCCGGGAGCGTTTCGAAGTGCCGTTCTTCGTACGGACCGTTTCGCCACGGCCCGCGGCGCCCGAACACCTGGCCGTGATAGTCCCACGCGCACAGCTGCTTCTCTTTCCAGACGAACTCGTCGCGGACGCATAAGCGCCGACACGCAGCACATTGAACGATTGCCGCGGCCGGATGCGCCAATCCGTCGGCAATGTCTTCGGGAACGTCTTCGATGTTGAGCACCGTTTCGTCGTCGAGCTTTTCGGGCAACGGCGCGTGCCAGCCGATGCGCGCGAGCAGGTCGACGTCGCGCAGCGGGGCGATGAACGCGCGGTCGTCTTCCGGCGGAAACGTGCGATCCGTCCAGTCGTAGAGCCCGCTGAGGGCGATGCCGACGTTCTGCCACGCGTCCCCGGTCACGACGCCGATCGGCGTCCATGCCAGCGGCACGAGGCGCGCGGTAATCGCGCCGCCCTCGGGAAGGAAGCTGTTGACCACCGCGAGCGTGCTCAGATTGCCGCCCAGGATGAAGACGCGGGGCTCTTCGTGGATTTCTAGGATTCGATCGTCAGCGCTGCGTTGCGATACTCTTGCAAGCTCCGCGGCGGACCCGCCGTGCTTGCGAGGGCCTCCGCGAGCGCCCGAGCCGTATCCAGACTTGTCAAACACGCAATACTCGCTTCCACCGCAGCGCGACGGATTTTGTAGTTGTCGGAAATTTCGCGCGGCCCCTTGGCGTCGTTGATCACGAGGTCGACGCCGCGCGACGTGATGAGATCGAGTACGTGCGGCGAACCCTGCGCGATCTTGTTGATGCTTTCGCATCGAATGCCGGCCGCCTCGAGCACTGCACGCGTGCCGGGCGTCGCAACCAGCGTGTGCCCGAGCTCGGCGTACCGCCGCAGCACGGGAACGGCCTCCGCCTTCTCCTCGTCGGCGATCGACACGAGAATGCGTCCGCCGTCTCCGGGCAGACGCACGCCGGCGGCCAGAAATCCCTTGGCTAACGCCCCCGCGAACGTTTCGTCGATCCCGAGAACCTCGCCGGTGGATTTCATCTCCGGACCCAAGATCGTCTCGACGCCGCGCATCTTCGAGAACGAGAACACCGGGACTTTGACGACGACGTACGGCACGCGCGGATGTAAGCCGACGCCGTATTCCATGTCGCGCAGTTTTTCGCCGAGCGCGATCCGGGTCGCCGCGGCGACCATATTGATCCCCGTCGCCTTTTGAATGATCGGTACGGTGCGGCTGGCGCGCGGATTGGCCTCGATGATGTAGAGCGCGCTCTCGTGGATCACGAACTGGATATTGATGAGCCCCCGAATGCGCAGCTCGCGTGCGATGGCTAAAGTGACGTCGGCGATGTGGCGCTCCATGGCTTCGTCGATCGTCTGCGTCGGGTAGACGCTGATCGAGTCGCCGGAATGAATGCCCGCGCGCTCGATGTGCTCGAAGATTCCCGGGATCATGATGTCGTCGCCGTCGCAGACTGCGTCGACTTCGATCTCTAAACCGCGCAGGTACTTGTCGACCAGCAGCGGCGCGTCGGGAAGAATCGGGGGAGCCGACTCCGCGTACGACGCGAGCTGACCTTCGTTGTAGACGATTTCCATCGCTCGGCCGCCCAGAACGAACGACGGGCGCACGAGCACCGGAAAGCCGAGCTCGCGGGCGATGGCACGCGCCTCGCGGAAACTGCGCGCCGCTTTTCCTTCAGGCCGGGCGACGCCGAGCCGCGAAAGCGCCGCGTCGAACTGCTCGCGGTCCTCCGCCATGTCGAGCGAAGCGCGGTCGCTCCCGACGAGCGGAACGCCGCGCCGCTGCAGCTCGCCGGCTAAGTTGATGGCGGTTTGACCCCCGAAAGCCAGCATGACGCCGCGCGCGTTGGTCGCGCGATATGCGGCCTCCACTTCGTCGGCACCCGGCGGCTCGAAGACGAGGACGTCGGAAACGTCGAAATCGGTCGAGACGGTCTCGGGATTATTATTGACGATCACCGCGGAACGTCCGGCGTTGCGCAAGGCCCACGCGGCATGCACGCAGCTGTAATCGAACTCGATGCCTTGTCCGATGCGGATCGGTCCGCTTCCGACGACGACCACCGCCTCGTGCGGAGTCGGGCGCATCTCGTCCAGCTCGCCGCGCGAGAGGTAGTAGTACGGCGACTTTGCGGGAAACTCGCCCGCTGCCGTATCGACCATGCGAAACGCCGCCGGTACCGCTCCGTTGGATCGCGTCGTTTGCGTCGCGTAGCCGTACTCCAAAGCCTCGACGATATCGTCGTGACTCGGACTCTTTTGCAACCGAACTTCCAGCTCGACGAGGTCTGCAAATTCGTTGAGCCAAAATCGATCTATCGTCGAGAGTTCGTGGATTCTTTCGATGGTCGATTCTCGAGCGGAAGGGGTTCTTCGAAGCAACTCAGCGACGGCGAAGAGCCTCTCGTGCGTGGGGCGCGCAACGATGCCTTCGAGTTCGGCATCACTCCACTCTTCGAAGCCGCCGGTGAGCGTCTCGCGTTTGAGATCGAGTCCGCGCACCGCCTTGAGCAGCGCGGCGCGAAACGTACGGCCGATTCCCATCGCTTCGCCGGTCGATTTCATCTGCGTGCCGAGGTGCGTGTCGGCGATGGGGAACTTGTCGAACGGCCAGCGCGGAATCTTGACCACCGTGTAGTCGAGGGTCGGCTCGTAGGCGGCCTTCGTGACGCCCGTGACCGGGTTGGGAATTTCGTCGAGCGTTTGTCCCAACGCGATGCGCGTGGCGATCTTGGCAATCGGATAGCCGGTGGCTTTCGACGCGAGCGCCGAGCTGCGCGAGACGCGCGGATTGACTTCGATGATCGCGTATTCGCTGCGGTCGGGATGAAGCGCGAACTGAATGTTACAGCCGCCTTGCACCTCCAGCGCGCGAATGACGTTGACGCTGGCGCTGCGCAGCATCTGATATTCGCGGTCGGAGAGTGTCTGCGACGGCGCGACGACGATCGAATCGCCGGTATGCACGCCGACGGGATCGATATTCTCCATGTTGCAGACGATGATGCAGTTGCCGGCGCGATCCCGCAGGACTTCGTACTCGATCTCTTTCCAGCCCAACAGCGACGTTTCGACGAGCGCCTGGTGGATCAAGCTGGCATTGAGGCCGGCGTCGAGCGTCTGACGCAGCTGCTCCTCGTCGTACACGATGCCGCCGCCGGTTCCGCCGAGGGTGTACGCCGGGCGCACGACGAGCGGATAGCCGCTGCGCGCGGCAAACGCGACGCCCGCTTCGACCTCGGTGACGATGACGCTGGAAGCCACCGGCTCGCCGATCTCGAGCATCTTACGTTTGAACCGCTCGCGATCTTCGGCGAGCTTAATCGTTTCGACGGGCGTGCCCAGCAACTCGACCTCGTACCGTTCGAGCAGACCGGCGTCGTCGAGTTCGACCGCGAGATTGAGGCCCGTCTGACCGCCGAGCGTCGGCAGCAGCGCGTCGGGCCGTTCGCGCGCGAGAATTTGCTCGATCGATCCGAGCGTGAGGGGCTCGAGGTAGACCGCGTCGGCTACCTCGGGATCGGTCATAATCGTGGCGGGATTGGAGTTGACGAGGACGACCCGGTGGCCTTCCTCGCGAAGCGCGCGGCACGCTTGCACGCCGGCATAATCGAACTCTGCGGCCTGACCGATGACGATCGGTCCCGAGCCGATGACCATCACGTTCCGGCGGGGCATGCTGGGGCGGTTTCATTGGCCCGCCCGTACCGACGCACCTTTAGTGCGGGCCGCCGCTACGGCTGAAGGCGCCGGATCGTCCACCCTCCGGTCGCGCGCCGGTATTCAAAACGGTCGTGCAGCCGGTTGGCTTGCCCCTGCCAGAACTCCAAGCGCTCGGGTGCGATCGCGTAGCCGCCCCAAGAGTGCGGCCGCGGGACCTCTTCACCTGCGAAACGCTGGTCGAAATGCACGTATCGTTCCTCGAGTACGTCCCGCGATCCAATCGGTTCGCTTTGTTCCGACGCCCACGCTCCCAGTTGGTGGCCGCGCGGCCGTGAGGCAAAGTAGGCGTCCGACTCGTCCTCGGAGAGCACGTGGACGGCGCCTTCGACGAGCACTTGACGTTGCAGCTCCGGCCAGTGCAAGGCCGCGGCCGCAAACGGATTGGCTTCCAGCTGTCTTCCTTTACGGCTGAAGTACGAGGTGTAGAATCGCAGACCGCGTTCGTCGAGACCGCGCAGCAGCACGTACCGCACCGCGGGCTTGCCGTCGACCGTCGCGGTCGCCAGCGCCATCGCGTTGGGTTCGGGATTGGCGCTTTGCGCCGCGTCGGCCATCCAGCGCTTCAGCTGCGCGATCGGGTTGGGATCGAGCGAAGTTTCGGACAGCGCGAGATTCATTCGTAGACGGTTTTCACGAGGAACGAACTCACCCCGGTCACGTGCAGTGCGTCCTTCGGCGTCCCGCATTTCACGAAGTACGCCGGCTGTGGTTTGGCGAGGTCGGGTCCTTGGCAGACGCCGCTCTCGCCCGAGCAATAGTACGGGAAATCGGCGACCACGGTACCGGTGGCGCGATTGCACGTTGCTCCGGATTGCAGCACCATCGCGAACGCTTGCGGCACGGGCCCGGGCGATTCGGGCGGCGGGAGCGCTTTGGTCAGGTTGAGCACGACGCCGGCGTCGGCAGCGAGGTCTGACGGGCAGCCGACCGATTTGGGATCGATAACGAAACACGGATCGTAGATTTCGTTGCCCGTCATGCAGCGGTAGGCATCCGATCGGGTCGATGCGATGGACGACGTCCAGCAGTTTCCGTCGGCGATCTTCTGCGTTTTCATGTCGTGCGGCGAGTACTTCACGACCGTGGTCGATGCGGCCGCGACGGCGACGAGCAGCGCGAGGATCTTCAACATTACGGATACCTCCCCAGGCCGAATCCGGCCAAGAACGCGATCACCATTGCGGCGGCGCCGCCGAGCGCGAAACCGAGCGACGCATCGACG
Protein-coding regions in this window:
- the pdxH gene encoding pyridoxamine 5'-phosphate oxidase, with translation MNLALSETSLDPNPIAQLKRWMADAAQSANPEPNAMALATATVDGKPAVRYVLLRGLDERGLRFYTSYFSRKGRQLEANPFAAAALHWPELQRQVLVEGAVHVLSEDESDAYFASRPRGHQLGAWASEQSEPIGSRDVLEERYVHFDQRFAGEEVPRPHSWGGYAIAPERLEFWQGQANRLHDRFEYRRATGGWTIRRLQP
- the carB gene encoding carbamoyl-phosphate synthase large subunit, whose amino-acid sequence is MPRRNVMVIGSGPIVIGQAAEFDYAGVQACRALREEGHRVVLVNSNPATIMTDPEVADAVYLEPLTLGSIEQILARERPDALLPTLGGQTGLNLAVELDDAGLLERYEVELLGTPVETIKLAEDRERFKRKMLEIGEPVASSVIVTEVEAGVAFAARSGYPLVVRPAYTLGGTGGGIVYDEEQLRQTLDAGLNASLIHQALVETSLLGWKEIEYEVLRDRAGNCIIVCNMENIDPVGVHTGDSIVVAPSQTLSDREYQMLRSASVNVIRALEVQGGCNIQFALHPDRSEYAIIEVNPRVSRSSALASKATGYPIAKIATRIALGQTLDEIPNPVTGVTKAAYEPTLDYTVVKIPRWPFDKFPIADTHLGTQMKSTGEAMGIGRTFRAALLKAVRGLDLKRETLTGGFEEWSDAELEGIVARPTHERLFAVAELLRRTPSARESTIERIHELSTIDRFWLNEFADLVELEVRLQKSPSHDDIVEALEYGYATQTTRSNGAVPAAFRMVDTAAGEFPAKSPYYYLSRGELDEMRPTPHEAVVVVGSGPIRIGQGIEFDYSCVHAAWALRNAGRSAVIVNNNPETVSTDFDVSDVLVFEPPGADEVEAAYRATNARGVMLAFGGQTAINLAGELQRRGVPLVGSDRASLDMAEDREQFDAALSRLGVARPEGKAARSFREARAIARELGFPVLVRPSFVLGGRAMEIVYNEGQLASYAESAPPILPDAPLLVDKYLRGLEIEVDAVCDGDDIMIPGIFEHIERAGIHSGDSISVYPTQTIDEAMERHIADVTLAIARELRIRGLINIQFVIHESALYIIEANPRASRTVPIIQKATGINMVAAATRIALGEKLRDMEYGVGLHPRVPYVVVKVPVFSFSKMRGVETILGPEMKSTGEVLGIDETFAGALAKGFLAAGVRLPGDGGRILVSIADEEKAEAVPVLRRYAELGHTLVATPGTRAVLEAAGIRCESINKIAQGSPHVLDLITSRGVDLVINDAKGPREISDNYKIRRAAVEASIACLTSLDTARALAEALASTAGPPRSLQEYRNAALTIES